A genomic stretch from Quadrisphaera setariae includes:
- a CDS encoding zf-TFIIB domain-containing protein, which produces MSTPTSPTLTCPKCHGAMRSYERNGVTIDQCTECRGIFLDRGELERLIVPRKREVPPAEAAYYDDRPSAPQHQQPAQPYGQQAPGYSQPAYGAAAGASHDPQQRTGSSAHGAAAPQGSGSGPDLGKLASEVFRQVSAARSSSSSSSSSPYGGKRKKSFLDQLLG; this is translated from the coding sequence ATGAGCACGCCGACGTCCCCGACGCTGACCTGCCCGAAGTGCCACGGCGCCATGCGCAGCTACGAGCGCAACGGCGTCACGATCGACCAGTGCACCGAGTGCCGCGGGATCTTCCTCGACCGCGGCGAGCTCGAGCGGCTCATCGTCCCCCGCAAGCGGGAGGTGCCCCCAGCCGAGGCCGCCTACTACGACGACCGGCCCTCGGCGCCCCAGCACCAGCAGCCGGCGCAGCCGTACGGGCAGCAGGCGCCCGGGTACTCGCAGCCCGCCTACGGGGCGGCCGCCGGCGCCTCGCACGACCCGCAGCAGCGCACCGGCTCCAGCGCGCACGGAGCCGCTGCGCCCCAGGGCTCCGGTTCCGGGCCAGACCTCGGCAAGCTCGCCAGCGAGGTGTTCCGCCAGGTCAGCGCTGCGCGCTCGTCATCGTCCTCGAGCTCCTCGTCGCCGTACGGCGGCAAGCGGAAGAAGTCGTTCCTCGACCAGCTGCTCGGCTGA
- a CDS encoding helicase-associated domain-containing protein: protein MPAPRSLADDLRSRDDDALADLLVSRPDLAAPVPGDTASLAARASTRVSTQRAVDRLTTPQLQVLEALVALVGSASEVVALPALVRACGAPRARVLPHLRRLQALALVWGPDAALRPVRTAADLLGPTPAGLGATLREALGTRSPARVRELAEDLGLPSAGDPVADLDAVAALLSDPERLRDVLDGAPPASRDLLDRLTWGPPTGAVAGADRAVRTADATSPLEWLLARGLLAAAGPGHVVLPREVAVALRGGAVLAGLEDEPPPLTASSSSTSAARRPSLVDGAAAGQAAEAVRLVESLLTTWSAAPPPVLRAGGLGVRELKRLGDRLEVDGEQAAFWAELARAAGLVGDDGEADAAWAPTPASDDWLALGVPQRWAELALAWLRTSRVPGLVGEKDARGTARTALSDDLDRTSAAPVRRMVLEALATLEPGTGASEAALLERVRWLAPRRSGALAPRLVAWALREGAWLGVLGLGALAAHGRALLETDPAGVLAEHLPEPVEQVLLQADLTAVAPGPLVREVALELGLVADVDSRGGATVYRFTPSSVRRAMDVGRSAEDVLAFLRRASATPVPQALEVLVRDVARRHGRLRVGVASSYLRSDDEAALAEVLTARAAAPLRLRRLAPTVAAAQADPATVLEVLRAMGLAPAVEGGDGDVVLRAPSARRTPPRQVPRPVTGDPPAPGPGQVDAVVAGLRSGDTEAVRRAEAEADGRGGPPELTATDPASALAALRDAASAGRAVWVGMSDAAGRLTVRQLSPVAVDGGLVTALDAESGQVRTMSVHRISGVALA from the coding sequence GTGACACCGCCTCGCTCGCCGCGCGGGCGAGCACGCGCGTGAGCACCCAGCGCGCCGTCGACAGGCTCACCACCCCGCAGCTGCAGGTGCTCGAGGCGCTCGTGGCGCTCGTGGGCTCCGCGTCCGAGGTGGTGGCGCTGCCCGCGCTGGTCCGGGCGTGCGGGGCGCCGCGCGCGCGGGTGCTGCCCCACCTGCGCCGCCTGCAGGCGCTGGCCCTGGTGTGGGGGCCCGACGCCGCGCTGCGCCCGGTGCGCACCGCTGCCGACCTGCTCGGTCCCACCCCGGCCGGGCTGGGCGCCACCCTGCGCGAGGCGCTGGGCACCCGCTCCCCCGCCCGGGTCCGCGAGCTCGCGGAGGACCTGGGCCTGCCGAGCGCCGGGGACCCGGTGGCCGACCTCGACGCCGTCGCGGCCCTGCTGTCCGACCCCGAGCGCCTGCGCGACGTCCTCGACGGCGCCCCGCCGGCCTCCCGCGACCTGCTCGACAGGCTGACCTGGGGCCCGCCGACCGGGGCGGTGGCCGGCGCCGACCGGGCCGTGCGCACGGCGGACGCGACCTCGCCCCTGGAGTGGCTGCTCGCCCGCGGCCTGCTCGCCGCCGCGGGCCCCGGCCACGTGGTGCTGCCGCGGGAGGTGGCCGTCGCGCTGCGCGGCGGGGCGGTGCTCGCGGGCCTGGAGGACGAGCCCCCGCCGCTGACCGCGTCTTCGTCCTCGACCAGCGCCGCGCGGCGGCCCTCGCTCGTGGACGGCGCCGCCGCCGGGCAGGCCGCGGAGGCGGTGCGGCTGGTGGAGTCGCTGCTCACCACCTGGAGCGCCGCCCCGCCGCCGGTGCTGCGGGCCGGCGGCCTGGGCGTGCGCGAACTCAAGCGCCTGGGCGACCGGCTGGAGGTGGACGGCGAGCAGGCCGCGTTCTGGGCCGAGCTCGCCCGCGCCGCCGGCCTGGTCGGCGACGACGGCGAGGCCGACGCCGCGTGGGCGCCCACCCCCGCCTCCGACGACTGGCTGGCGCTGGGGGTGCCGCAGCGGTGGGCGGAGCTGGCCCTCGCGTGGCTGCGCACGTCCCGCGTGCCGGGGCTGGTGGGCGAGAAGGACGCGCGCGGGACCGCCCGCACCGCGCTCTCGGACGACCTCGACCGCACCTCCGCCGCGCCCGTGCGCCGGATGGTGCTCGAGGCGCTCGCCACCCTCGAGCCCGGCACCGGCGCCAGCGAGGCCGCGCTGCTGGAGCGGGTGCGCTGGCTGGCACCACGACGCTCCGGGGCGCTGGCGCCGCGGCTCGTCGCGTGGGCGCTGCGCGAGGGCGCGTGGCTGGGCGTGCTGGGGCTCGGCGCGCTGGCCGCGCACGGCCGGGCGCTGCTGGAGACGGACCCGGCCGGCGTCCTCGCCGAGCACCTGCCCGAGCCCGTCGAGCAGGTGCTGCTGCAGGCCGACCTCACCGCCGTGGCCCCCGGACCGCTCGTGCGGGAGGTCGCGCTGGAGCTGGGGCTCGTGGCCGACGTCGACTCCCGCGGCGGCGCCACCGTCTACCGGTTCACGCCGTCGTCGGTGCGGCGCGCGATGGACGTCGGGCGCTCCGCCGAGGACGTCCTCGCGTTCCTGCGCCGCGCCTCCGCGACGCCCGTGCCGCAGGCGCTGGAGGTGCTCGTGCGCGACGTCGCCCGGCGCCACGGGCGGCTGCGGGTGGGCGTGGCCTCCTCCTACCTGCGCAGCGACGACGAGGCCGCCCTCGCCGAGGTGCTCACCGCCCGGGCCGCCGCGCCGCTGCGGCTGCGGCGTCTCGCGCCGACGGTCGCGGCGGCCCAGGCCGACCCCGCCACCGTGCTGGAGGTGCTGCGCGCCATGGGCCTGGCCCCCGCGGTGGAGGGCGGCGACGGCGACGTCGTCCTCCGCGCGCCCAGCGCCCGGCGGACGCCGCCGCGCCAGGTGCCGCGCCCCGTCACCGGAGACCCTCCCGCTCCCGGGCCCGGGCAGGTCGACGCCGTGGTGGCGGGCCTGCGCTCGGGCGACACCGAGGCGGTGCGGCGCGCCGAGGCGGAGGCCGACGGGCGGGGCGGGCCGCCGGAGCTGACCGCCACGGACCCGGCCTCGGCCCTGGCGGCCCTGCGCGACGCCGCGAGCGCCGGGCGGGCGGTGTGGGTCGGCATGTCGGACGCCGCGGGTCGCCTCACGGTGCGCCAGCTGTCGCCGGTGGCCGTGGACGGCGGCCTCGTCACCGCGCTGGACGCCGAGTCGGGCCAGGTGCGGACCATGTCGGTGCACCGCATCAGCGGTGTCGCCCTGGCGTGA
- a CDS encoding DNA repair helicase XPB, translated as MTDGPLIVQSDKTLLLEVDHPASATARKAIAPFAELERAPEHVHTYRITPLGLWNARAAGHDAEQVVDALIEHSRYPVPHALLVDVAETMDRYGRLRLEKDGDRLVLHTTDVPVLEEVLRSKKVAPLVGERLDRESVLVHPSERGNLKQVLLKLGWPAEDLAGYVDGEAHPIELDEDGWAVRPYQQQAVDGFWDGGSGVVVLPCGAGKTIVGAGAMAKAKATTLVLVTNTVSARQWRSELLKRTSLTEDEIGEYTGSKKEVRPVTIATYQVLTTKRKGVYPHLELLDARDWGLVVYDEVHLLPAPIFRMTADLQARRRLGLTATLVREDGREGEVFSLIGPKRFDAPWKDIEAQGWIAPADCVEVRVTLPDRERLAYATAEPEEKYRLCATSSSKTRVVEQLVRSNPGEQTLVIGQYLDQLAEIGDHLDAPVITGETTVAERQRLFDAFRSGELHVLVVSKVANFSIDLPEASLAVQVSGSFGSRQEEAQRLGRLLRPKTDGRTARFYTVVARDTVDADFAAHRQRFLAEQGYAYSIVDADDLPHAGSTAAGA; from the coding sequence GTGACCGACGGCCCCCTCATCGTCCAGAGCGACAAGACGCTCCTGCTCGAGGTCGACCACCCGGCCTCCGCCACCGCCCGCAAGGCCATCGCGCCGTTCGCGGAGCTGGAGCGCGCCCCCGAGCACGTCCACACCTACCGGATCACCCCGCTCGGGCTGTGGAACGCGCGCGCCGCGGGCCACGACGCCGAGCAGGTGGTCGACGCGCTCATCGAGCACTCGCGCTACCCGGTGCCGCACGCCCTGCTCGTCGACGTCGCCGAGACGATGGACCGGTACGGCCGCCTCCGCCTGGAGAAGGACGGCGACCGGCTGGTCCTCCACACCACCGACGTGCCGGTGCTCGAGGAGGTGCTGCGCTCCAAGAAGGTCGCCCCGCTGGTCGGTGAGCGCCTCGACCGCGAGTCGGTGCTCGTGCACCCCTCCGAGCGCGGGAACCTCAAGCAGGTGCTGCTCAAGCTGGGCTGGCCGGCGGAGGACCTCGCCGGGTACGTCGACGGCGAGGCGCACCCCATCGAGCTGGACGAGGACGGCTGGGCGGTCCGCCCGTACCAGCAGCAGGCCGTCGACGGCTTCTGGGACGGCGGCTCCGGCGTCGTCGTCCTGCCCTGCGGCGCGGGCAAGACGATCGTCGGCGCGGGGGCGATGGCCAAGGCGAAGGCGACCACGCTGGTGCTCGTCACCAACACCGTGAGCGCCCGGCAGTGGCGCAGCGAGCTGCTGAAGCGCACCAGCCTCACCGAGGACGAGATCGGCGAGTACACGGGCTCCAAGAAGGAGGTCCGGCCGGTCACCATCGCCACCTACCAGGTGCTGACCACCAAGCGGAAGGGCGTGTACCCGCACCTCGAGCTGCTCGACGCCCGTGACTGGGGCCTGGTGGTCTACGACGAGGTGCACCTGCTGCCCGCACCGATCTTCCGGATGACGGCGGACCTGCAGGCGCGCCGCCGCCTGGGGCTGACGGCCACTCTGGTGCGCGAGGACGGCCGCGAGGGCGAGGTGTTCTCCCTCATCGGGCCCAAGCGCTTCGACGCGCCGTGGAAGGACATCGAGGCGCAGGGCTGGATCGCCCCGGCCGACTGCGTCGAGGTGCGCGTCACCCTCCCCGACCGCGAGCGCCTGGCGTACGCGACGGCGGAGCCGGAGGAGAAGTACCGGCTGTGCGCCACGTCGTCGTCCAAGACGCGGGTGGTGGAGCAGCTGGTGCGGTCCAACCCGGGCGAGCAGACGCTGGTGATCGGGCAGTACCTCGACCAGCTGGCGGAGATCGGCGACCACCTCGACGCCCCCGTCATCACCGGTGAGACGACGGTGGCGGAGCGGCAGCGGCTGTTCGACGCGTTCCGCTCCGGCGAGCTGCACGTGCTCGTCGTCTCCAAGGTCGCGAACTTCTCGATCGACCTGCCGGAGGCGTCGCTGGCGGTGCAGGTGTCCGGCTCGTTCGGCTCCCGCCAGGAGGAGGCCCAGCGCCTGGGCCGCCTGCTGCGCCCCAAGACCGACGGGCGCACGGCGCGCTTCTACACGGTCGTGGCGCGCGACACGGTCGACGCCGACTTCGCCGCGCACCGCCAGCGGTTCCTGGCGGAGCAGGGGTACGCGTACTCCATCGTCGACGCCGACGACCTCCCCCACGCCGGCTCCACCGCCGCCGGCGCCTGA
- a CDS encoding S1C family serine protease — protein MSHDTQSAGSGTPNGQTPSWAPPGEGWVGSGQTGPQPTRDPYRSAPTAPQPAWQDDKTGQHAQGGHQFGGHSSGDHTAWYGTPSSDPSGGSGSGTGTGAGHRRGPGWGGVVAIAAIAALIAGGGAFGAARLSDQTAAPASASSSIGGSGGGTADNGGSAAQAVPLDQAVNWSQVAQKVEPSVVTIQVSNGQTGGEGTGIILDEEGHVVTNNHVATAAGADGQIRIILSDGTIYQGKITGTDPSTDLAVIQIQNPPSNLTPATFGDSSKVVVGQNVMAIGNPLGLQDTVTTGIISATDRPVTTQASESQQSQPDPFGFNQQQQPDTTVVTNALQTDAAINPGNSGGPLVDASGQVIGVNSSIASTSDGSGQAGSIGLGFAIPGNEVKRVATELVQNGKAEHARLGVTMTSESGTATANGTTRQAAVVAEVAPGGAAAAADIQKGDAITAVDGTPVTSAESLTAQIRSRAPGDTVTLQVVRNGQQQDIQVKLGSDGGNAG, from the coding sequence ATGAGCCACGACACCCAGTCCGCCGGTTCCGGGACTCCGAACGGCCAGACGCCGTCCTGGGCACCGCCCGGCGAGGGGTGGGTGGGCAGCGGGCAGACCGGGCCGCAGCCGACGCGCGACCCGTACCGCTCCGCCCCGACCGCCCCCCAGCCCGCCTGGCAGGACGACAAGACCGGCCAGCACGCGCAGGGCGGCCACCAGTTCGGCGGCCACAGCTCGGGCGACCACACCGCCTGGTACGGCACTCCCTCCAGCGACCCGAGCGGTGGGAGCGGCTCCGGCACCGGGACGGGCGCCGGGCACCGCCGCGGGCCCGGGTGGGGCGGCGTGGTGGCGATCGCCGCGATCGCCGCGCTGATCGCCGGCGGCGGCGCGTTCGGCGCCGCGCGCCTCAGCGACCAGACCGCTGCCCCCGCGTCGGCCTCCAGCTCGATCGGCGGCTCCGGTGGCGGTACGGCCGACAACGGCGGTTCCGCCGCGCAGGCGGTGCCGCTCGACCAGGCCGTCAACTGGAGCCAGGTGGCCCAGAAGGTGGAGCCCAGCGTGGTGACCATCCAGGTCTCCAACGGGCAGACCGGCGGCGAGGGCACCGGGATCATCCTCGACGAGGAGGGTCACGTGGTCACGAACAACCACGTGGCGACCGCTGCGGGGGCTGACGGGCAGATCCGGATCATCCTGTCCGACGGCACCATCTACCAGGGCAAGATCACCGGCACCGACCCGTCGACGGACCTGGCCGTCATCCAGATCCAGAACCCGCCGAGCAACCTCACGCCCGCCACCTTCGGCGACTCCAGCAAGGTGGTCGTCGGCCAGAACGTCATGGCCATCGGCAACCCGCTGGGCCTGCAGGACACGGTGACCACGGGCATCATCTCCGCCACCGACCGACCGGTGACCACGCAGGCCAGCGAGTCGCAGCAGTCCCAGCCCGACCCGTTCGGCTTCAACCAGCAGCAGCAGCCGGACACCACCGTGGTGACCAACGCGCTGCAGACGGACGCCGCCATCAACCCGGGCAACTCCGGAGGCCCGCTGGTCGACGCGAGCGGTCAGGTCATCGGGGTGAACTCCTCCATCGCCTCCACCTCCGACGGGTCCGGCCAGGCCGGCAGCATCGGCCTCGGCTTCGCCATCCCCGGCAACGAGGTGAAGCGCGTCGCGACCGAGCTGGTCCAGAACGGCAAGGCCGAGCACGCCCGGCTCGGGGTCACCATGACCAGCGAGAGCGGGACCGCGACGGCGAACGGCACCACCCGCCAGGCCGCGGTCGTGGCGGAGGTCGCCCCCGGTGGCGCCGCCGCAGCCGCGGACATCCAGAAGGGCGACGCGATCACCGCCGTCGACGGCACCCCGGTGACCAGCGCCGAGTCGCTGACCGCGCAGATCCGCTCCCGCGCACCGGGCGACACCGTGACGCTGCAGGTGGTCCGCAACGGGCAGCAGCAGGACATCCAGGTGAAGCTCGGCTCCGACGGCGGCAACGCCGGCTGA
- a CDS encoding thiamine pyrophosphate-requiring protein translates to MTQTRPQQSTGQWADVPEPKTVGDHVVERLARWGVRRYYGYPGDGVGGVMAGISRARRAGAAQLVQVRHEETAAFAAVADVKYGGSPIGACVVTSGPGAIHALNGLYDAKLDRVPVVALVGQSATPALGTSFYQEVDASALYEDVADYVIQLSSADQVIHAVDQACRTALAHRTVCAVIVPSDLGSEDAVLETPVAHGYSHTSSVPSTDPGAPPAAALREAAAVLNAGERVAVLAGVGAAGATAELTAVADALGAGVAKALLGKHVLDDRLPWVTGAIGLLGTRASYELMQHCDTLLVVGSSMPYGEYYPPPGQARSVQVDLDGARCGLRTPTEVNLVGDAAETLAALLPLLHPRGDTAWRERIATWKEDDDAVREARCAATADPVNPEAVVRGLQAHLPDDALLAVDCGTATAWYARDVDLRPGQLGSLSGLLLSMGGALPYALAAKTAHPHRPVIALVGDGAMQMNGVNELITVAKEWKTWEDPRLAVLVLNNRDLSFETWEVRAELGEVPDPASQSLPDVPYAQWAQLLGLAGTRVERPEDVDAAWAAAMAADRPFVIDAVVDPATPIIPPHVSTEQALQTVKSGLRSALHGGEEVPGLVRQGLRQVVAPVLSAVRHRTGGRSED, encoded by the coding sequence GTGACGCAGACCCGCCCGCAGCAGAGCACCGGCCAGTGGGCCGACGTCCCCGAGCCGAAGACCGTCGGCGACCACGTGGTGGAGCGCCTCGCCCGCTGGGGCGTGCGCCGGTACTACGGCTACCCCGGTGACGGCGTCGGCGGCGTCATGGCGGGAATCTCCCGCGCCCGCCGCGCCGGTGCCGCCCAGCTGGTCCAGGTCCGCCACGAGGAGACCGCCGCCTTCGCCGCCGTCGCCGACGTCAAGTACGGAGGCTCCCCCATCGGCGCGTGCGTCGTCACCAGCGGCCCGGGTGCGATCCACGCGCTCAACGGCCTCTACGACGCCAAGCTCGACAGGGTCCCGGTGGTCGCGCTGGTCGGCCAGAGCGCCACCCCGGCGCTGGGCACGAGCTTCTACCAGGAGGTCGACGCGTCGGCCCTCTACGAGGACGTCGCCGACTACGTCATCCAGCTCTCCTCCGCCGACCAGGTCATCCACGCCGTCGACCAGGCCTGCCGCACCGCGCTGGCCCACCGCACGGTCTGCGCGGTCATCGTGCCCAGCGACCTGGGCAGCGAGGACGCTGTGCTCGAGACCCCGGTCGCCCACGGCTACAGCCACACCTCCAGCGTGCCCAGCACCGACCCGGGCGCCCCGCCGGCCGCGGCGCTGCGCGAGGCCGCCGCCGTCCTCAACGCGGGCGAGCGGGTGGCGGTGCTCGCCGGGGTGGGCGCGGCCGGCGCCACCGCGGAGCTCACCGCCGTCGCCGACGCCCTCGGCGCCGGGGTGGCCAAGGCGCTGCTGGGCAAGCACGTCCTCGACGACCGCCTGCCGTGGGTCACGGGCGCCATCGGCCTGCTCGGCACCCGCGCGTCCTACGAGCTCATGCAGCACTGCGACACGCTGCTCGTGGTCGGCTCGTCCATGCCGTACGGCGAGTACTACCCGCCGCCGGGCCAGGCGCGCAGCGTGCAGGTCGACCTGGACGGCGCCAGGTGCGGCCTGCGCACGCCCACCGAGGTGAACCTCGTCGGGGACGCCGCCGAGACCCTCGCCGCCCTGCTGCCGCTGCTGCACCCCCGGGGGGACACCGCCTGGCGCGAGCGCATCGCGACCTGGAAGGAGGACGACGACGCGGTGCGCGAGGCCCGCTGCGCCGCTACCGCAGACCCGGTGAACCCGGAGGCCGTGGTGCGCGGGCTGCAGGCGCACCTGCCCGACGACGCGCTGCTCGCCGTCGACTGCGGGACGGCCACCGCCTGGTACGCCCGCGACGTCGACCTGCGCCCGGGCCAGCTCGGGTCGCTCTCGGGCCTGCTGCTGAGCATGGGCGGCGCGCTGCCGTACGCCCTGGCTGCGAAGACCGCCCACCCGCACCGGCCGGTCATCGCGCTGGTGGGCGACGGCGCGATGCAGATGAACGGCGTCAACGAGCTCATCACCGTCGCGAAGGAGTGGAAGACCTGGGAGGACCCGCGCCTGGCGGTCCTCGTCCTCAACAACCGCGACCTCAGCTTCGAGACGTGGGAGGTGCGCGCCGAGCTGGGCGAGGTGCCCGACCCCGCCTCGCAGTCGCTGCCCGACGTGCCCTACGCGCAGTGGGCGCAGCTGCTGGGGCTGGCCGGCACCCGCGTGGAGCGCCCGGAGGACGTCGACGCCGCGTGGGCGGCGGCGATGGCGGCGGACCGGCCGTTCGTCATCGACGCCGTGGTCGACCCGGCCACGCCGATCATCCCGCCGCACGTGTCGACCGAGCAGGCGCTGCAGACGGTGAAGAGCGGGCTGCGGAGCGCGCTGCACGGTGGCGAGGAGGTGCCCGGCCTGGTCAGGCAGGGGCTGCGGCAGGTGGTCGCTCCCGTGCTGTCGGCGGTGAGGCACCGCACCGGCGGCCGGTCGGAGGACTGA
- a CDS encoding glycoside hydrolase family 3 N-terminal domain-containing protein, whose protein sequence is MSTDLPARPVQRGAADVDPSTPLSPERAARVEELVASMTPAEKLYQLVGLWEGRGGTGEGGDVAPMADAMQGDAPDSLEGYALHGLGQLTRVFGTTPVDAVEGARGLVAKQRWLVERSRHGVPALVHEECLTGLAAWGATTFPAPLSWGASFDEDLVEQVGAAIGDSMRSLGVHQGLAPVLDVVRDARWGRVEECISEDPHLVGEVATAYVRGVQSAGVVATLKHFVGYSNSRAGRNLAPVHAGPRELADVLLVPFEMAVLDGRVGSVMNSYAEVDGVPVAADASLLTELLRERWGFGGTVVADYFSVAFLQTLHGVAADVADAGAQALEAGIDVELPTGVAYLALTEAVESGALSLDLVDRALRRVLVQKAALGLLDPDYDPSVDLGAIDLDPPAHRDLARRLAEESVVLLSNDGSLPLGGGTTTARRIAVVGPNADDPSALFGCYSFANHVLAQHPGTPMRLTVPPVLDALRSELEGAELVHARGCDVDTDDTSGFRAAVEAARGADAVVVVLGDRAGLFGRGTSGEGCDAESLDLPGVQQQLLDAVLDGVDPGTPVVLVLLTGRPYAVASALQRCSAVVQAFFPGQEGAGAIAGVLSGRVNPSGHLPVTLPRSVGAQPYSYLHPILGGASSVSNIATEPVLPFGHGLSYTTFERSDLQVESAEVPTGGSLVASVVVRNTGERAGADVVQLYGHDPVASVTRPVTQLLAHARVELEPGESVRVLFDVPTRRLALTDRRGARVVEPGAVQLRVGPDAEHVELTADVELVGDAHPVTTADRRTVLVEREPLA, encoded by the coding sequence ATGAGCACCGACCTCCCCGCACGCCCCGTCCAGCGCGGCGCGGCCGACGTCGACCCGTCGACGCCGCTGAGCCCCGAGCGCGCAGCCCGCGTCGAAGAGCTCGTCGCCTCCATGACGCCTGCGGAGAAGCTCTACCAGCTCGTGGGTCTGTGGGAGGGCCGCGGCGGCACGGGTGAGGGCGGCGACGTCGCCCCCATGGCGGACGCCATGCAGGGCGACGCCCCCGACTCCCTCGAGGGGTACGCGCTGCACGGCCTCGGGCAGCTCACGCGCGTCTTCGGCACCACGCCCGTCGACGCCGTCGAGGGCGCCCGCGGGCTCGTGGCCAAGCAGCGCTGGCTGGTCGAGCGCTCCCGCCACGGCGTCCCGGCGCTCGTCCACGAGGAGTGCCTCACCGGCCTCGCGGCCTGGGGCGCCACCACGTTCCCGGCACCCCTCAGCTGGGGGGCCAGCTTCGACGAAGATCTCGTGGAGCAGGTAGGAGCCGCCATCGGCGACTCCATGCGCTCCCTCGGCGTCCACCAGGGTCTGGCGCCGGTCCTCGACGTGGTCCGCGACGCGCGCTGGGGGCGCGTCGAGGAGTGCATCAGCGAGGACCCCCACCTGGTGGGCGAGGTGGCGACGGCGTACGTGCGGGGGGTCCAGTCCGCCGGCGTCGTCGCCACCCTCAAGCACTTCGTCGGGTACTCCAACAGCCGTGCCGGCCGCAACCTCGCCCCCGTGCACGCCGGGCCGCGCGAGCTGGCCGACGTGCTGCTCGTGCCCTTCGAGATGGCCGTGCTCGACGGTCGCGTCGGCTCGGTGATGAACAGCTACGCCGAGGTCGACGGCGTGCCGGTGGCCGCTGACGCCTCGCTGCTCACGGAGCTGCTGCGCGAGCGGTGGGGCTTCGGGGGCACCGTCGTGGCGGACTACTTCTCCGTGGCGTTCCTGCAGACGCTGCACGGGGTGGCCGCTGACGTCGCCGACGCCGGCGCGCAGGCGCTCGAGGCCGGCATCGACGTGGAGCTGCCCACCGGGGTCGCGTACCTGGCGCTCACCGAGGCCGTCGAGTCCGGGGCACTGTCCCTGGACCTGGTCGACCGGGCGCTGCGGCGCGTGCTGGTGCAGAAGGCGGCCCTCGGGCTGCTGGACCCCGACTACGACCCCTCCGTCGACCTCGGCGCGATCGACCTCGACCCGCCCGCCCACCGCGACCTCGCGCGGCGCCTGGCGGAGGAGTCCGTGGTCCTGCTGTCGAACGACGGCTCGCTGCCCCTGGGCGGGGGGACGACGACGGCGAGGCGCATCGCGGTGGTCGGGCCCAACGCCGACGACCCGTCCGCGCTGTTCGGGTGCTACTCCTTCGCCAACCACGTGCTCGCGCAGCACCCCGGCACGCCGATGCGGCTCACGGTGCCGCCGGTGCTCGACGCGCTGCGGTCCGAGCTGGAGGGGGCGGAGCTGGTGCACGCCCGCGGCTGTGACGTCGACACCGACGACACCTCCGGCTTCCGTGCCGCTGTGGAGGCGGCGCGCGGCGCGGACGCCGTCGTCGTCGTCCTCGGAGACCGGGCGGGGCTGTTCGGCCGCGGGACGAGCGGGGAGGGCTGCGACGCGGAGTCCCTCGACCTGCCGGGCGTGCAGCAGCAGCTGCTCGACGCGGTGCTCGACGGTGTGGACCCCGGGACGCCGGTGGTGCTCGTGCTGCTCACCGGGCGGCCGTACGCGGTGGCCAGCGCCCTGCAGCGGTGCTCGGCCGTGGTGCAGGCGTTCTTCCCCGGCCAGGAGGGCGCCGGCGCGATCGCCGGGGTGCTGTCGGGGAGGGTCAACCCCTCGGGGCACCTGCCCGTGACGCTGCCGCGCTCCGTCGGGGCGCAGCCGTACTCCTACCTGCACCCGATCCTCGGTGGCGCGTCCTCGGTGTCGAACATCGCCACCGAGCCGGTGCTGCCCTTCGGGCACGGCCTCAGCTACACGACCTTCGAGCGCTCCGACCTGCAGGTGGAGTCCGCCGAGGTGCCCACCGGCGGGTCGCTCGTGGCGTCCGTGGTGGTGAGGAACACCGGCGAGCGGGCCGGCGCCGACGTCGTCCAGCTCTACGGGCACGACCCGGTCGCGTCCGTGACGCGCCCCGTGACGCAGCTGCTGGCGCACGCCCGGGTCGAGCTCGAGCCGGGGGAGTCGGTGCGCGTGCTCTTCGACGTGCCCACTCGCCGCCTGGCGCTGACGGACCGCCGCGGAGCGCGCGTGGTGGAGCCGGGCGCGGTGCAGCTGCGCGTGGGCCCGGACGCCGAGCACGTGGAGCTCACCGCCGACGTCGAGCTGGTCGGCGACGCCCACCCGGTGACGACGGCGGACCGCCGGACGGTGCTGGTGGAGCGCGAGCCGCTCGCCTGA